From a region of the Procambarus clarkii isolate CNS0578487 chromosome 2, FALCON_Pclarkii_2.0, whole genome shotgun sequence genome:
- the LOC123762273 gene encoding U7 snRNA-associated Sm-like protein LSm10, which produces MGLDGRSRHKELNTLTCLVMGLTGWRTTVELHNDAFVSGLITEVDVKMNMEIANARYTDVNGKSILLENFHVMGRKIRYVHIPDKIDIMELIKKRVTFSAPRQKMRLKGLIAEKRTEQTLKRYRREHGMQCTKQDDEDKAGPSQDPLE; this is translated from the exons ATGGGTTTGGATGGGCGGAGCCGTCACAAAGAGCTCAACACCCTGACTTGCCTGGTCATGGGGCTCACAGGATGGAGGACCACTGTCGAACTGCACAATGATGCATTTGTCTCAGGGTTGATTACTGAAGTTGATGT GAAAATGAATATGGAAATAGCAAATGCTAGATATACCGATGTAAATGGGAAAAGTATATTGTTAGAAAATTTTCATGTTATGGGCAGAAAGATTCGCTATGTGCACATACCTGATAAG ATTGACATTATGGAGTTAATCAAGAAGAGAGTCACATTTTCAGCTCCTCGTCAGAAGATGAGGTTAAAAGGTCTTATTGCTGAAAAGAGAACAGAGCAGACCTTAAAAAGATATAGAAGAGAACATGGGATGCAATGTACAAAGCAAGATGATGAAGATAAGGCTGGACCATCACAAGATCCTCTTGAATAA
- the LOC123762272 gene encoding uncharacterized protein isoform X3, with the protein MECITNCGWTARKVHCGKYMGLKWCELEEFRRAERCGESPTNRLLQVWGQQNHTVTELFWLLWKMDHFQAMRALKSCVPEKYHTLFTNAERRTTEIINKPQLVGGIVRRETQEPKRTLRLSSENAQSPAIQTSPGFTENSSTLGAASLPSRADFILEAAARSIQSHSEQQTSNPPISRLQPQSPREDSDGRTEGACALVAPAHNYKSHNFNRGESHSNSYVTSPKIPVTFLYPTATTHTTSNTRPPLAEIMQPRIENNNSREMDSFRKINNNEMYGTCGVPSCEDNNIEELQTRPKAQYDPQKDYLEKLEEKRAKEAARESRGKEAIKHTNSSGGASLAVSDHPKTVPPLTNLQGTPVEYPGGERHRRISSASDTSSHSTSVPVIPYKELEEATALWSRDHLLGRGGFGCVFKGTWKNTEVAVKRIEPHGNASLDNTRLHISQSLEELKLLQSYRHDNILQVYGYSTDHELSPCLVYQFMPNGSVEDRLQCRKIEAFGEGSPLGATTPLTWWQRFRIAWGTARALQFLHTVKEKPLIHGDVKSANILLDQNYEPKLGDFGLAREGKSQSTSMKVSRVHGTKPYLPADYLRSKKLSVKVDTYSYGVVLFELCTGLRAYDEKRKEGGKFLKDLVDDTTDEELLRDRNAGIGHDGEVFTFLYKLGKDCVQQTAGKRPDMTTVFKELESYGLVLDERARARRISQGETSSISPSPRLLQMHYDTAGSLQSPSPSTQPSLPHFFNPSPSPSAASMLPPYSPPSSIPPRSPVPPGLSPNVHLPPYYPACQGVHADVPRLVANGPVAYRPRILPYGGAAAWKQGTGGNIVYGMDHLQPSGSPFHMPHINVGPVMTNGVESRDPPSYSEATCRPPHNGAVGVAGCAPPMIPQFSRLGVNDDHDSRNSTESCHTDSDYGCSESSSVANTTQNVGMANGSRIFRQGAVVDTRLPTVIPTVIPQHESNSSRDNPAAPFPLLTELGMSNHTEMPTAAKKEYKLFG; encoded by the exons ATGGAGTGCATTACTAACTGTGGGTGGACAGCCAGAAAGGTTCATT GTGGTAAGTATATGGGACTGAAATGGTGTGAGCTTGAAGAATTCCGGCGTGCAGAGCGTTGCGGAGAATCGCCAACTAATCGACTGCTCCAAGTATGGGGTCAACAAAACCACACAGTAACTGAACTCTTTTGGTTACTATGGAAAATGGATCATTTTCAGGCAATGAGAGCTCTGAAGTCTTGTG TACCAGAGAAGtaccatacactgttcactaaTGCAGAGCGAcggaccacagaaattattaacaaACCACAACTAGTTGGGGGTATAGTAAGGAGAGAGACTCAAGAACCAAAAAGAACTCTCAGACtttcttctgaaaatgcacaaagCCCTGCAATACAGACTTCACCAGGTTTCACCGAAAACAGCTCTACACTAGGTGCTGCATCCCTACCCTCTCGAGCTGACTTTATACTGGAAGCAGCAGCCAGATCCATTCAGAGTCATTCAGAGCAACAAACATCAAATCCTCCTATATCAAGACTACAGCCTCAATCTCCGAGG GAAGACAGTGATGGAAGAACTGAGGGTGCCTGTGCTCTCGTTGCTCCTGCACACAACTATAAGTCTCACAATTTCAACCGTGGTGAAAGTCATTCCAACTCCTACGTAACATCTCCAAAGATTCCTGTAACCTTCCTGTacccaacagctacaacacacacCACTTCAAATACAAGACCTCCATTGGCTGAAATTATGCAGCCTAGAATAGAAAATAACAATTCCAGGGAAATGGATTCATTTAGAAAGATCAACAACAATGAAATGTATGG AACATGTGGAGTACCATCTTGTGAGGATAATAATATAGAGGAGTTACAAACAAGACCCAAAGCTCAATATGATCCTCAGAAAGATTATTTGGAGAAG TTGGAGGAAAAGAGAGCAAAAGAGGCAGCACGAGAATCAAGAGGCAAAGAAGCAATTAAACACACTAATTCCTCTGGAGGAGCATCACTAGCTGTCTCAGACCATCCCAAGACGGTTCCGCCACTCACAAATCTTCAAGGGACTCCTGTGGAATACCCAGGGGGAGAGCGACATCGTCGAATCTCCA GTGCCTCAGACACTTCAAGCCATAGTACCAGTGTACCAGTAATCCCATATAAAGAACTAGAGGAAGCTACAGCACTTTGGAGTCGAGATCATCTCTTAGGCCGAGGAGGCTTTggttgtgtgtttaaaggtacttGGAAAAATACAGAAGTTGCCGTTAAGAGAATTGAACCT CATGGTAATGCTTCACTCGATAACACTCGGCTGCACATTAGTCAAAGTCTCGAGGAACTGAAGCTGCTACAGTCCTACCGCCATGACAACATTCTCCAG GTTTATGGTTACTCAACAGATCATGAATTGTCACCATGTCTAGTGTACCAGTTTATGCCTAATGGATCTGTTGAGGATAGACTTCAGTGCAGG AAAATTGAAGCTTTTGGTGAAGGTTCACCATTAGGTGCTACTACTCCACTCACCTGGTGGCAGCGCTTCAGGATAGCCTGGGGCACGGCAAGAGCTCTACAATTTTTGCATACTGTCAAGGAAAAACCACTCATCCATGGGGATGTAAAAAG tgCCAACATATTACTGGACCAAAACTATGAACCCAAATTAGGTGATTTTGGcttagcaagagaaggaaagagccaGTCAACTAGTATGAAG GTGTCAAGAGTACATGGTACCAAGCCTTACCTTCCAGCTGATTACCTAAGGTCCAAAAAGCTGTCGGTAAAAGTGGATACGTATAGTTATGGGGTTGTTCTCTTTGAACTGTGCACGGGACTTAGAGCATATGATGagaagaggaaggaaggaggaaaatTTTTG AAAGATCTCGTAGACGACACTACCGATGAGGAGTTACTCAGAGACAGAAATGCTGGAATCGGTCATGATGGTGAAGTGTTTACATTCCTTTATAAACTTGGAAAA GATTGTGTGCAGCAAACGGCAGGAAAGCGTCCAGACATGACCACGGTCTTCAAGGAACTGGAGAGTTATGGTCTGGTCCTGGATGAGAGGGCCCGAGCAAGAA GAATTTCCCAAGGTGAAACGAGCTCAATATCGCCATCGCCTCGTTTGCTCCAAATGCATTATGACACTGCTGGATCTCTTCAGTCACCTTCACCATCCACCCAGCCATCTCTTCCTCACTTCTTTAATCCTTCTCCATCTCCATCAGCTGCTTCTATGCTTCCACCTTATTCTCCGCCATCTTCAATTCCACCACGTTCACCTGTTCCACCAGGGTTATCTCCAAATGTACATTTACCCCCATATTATCCTGCATGCCAAGGAGTGCATGCAGATGTTCCAAGATTGGTTGCTAATGGGCCAGTTGCATATCGTCCACGAATATTACCATATGGCGGAGCAGCTGCGTGGAAGCAGGGAACTGGGGGTAACATAGTTTATGGAATGGATCATCTTCAACCTAGTGGTTCACCGTTTCATATGCCTCATATAAATGTCGGTCCAGTCATGACTAATGGTGTTGAGAGCAGAGACCCACCCAGCTACAGCGAAGCCACATGCCGGCCTCCTCATAATGGTGCTGTAGGAGTAGCTGGATGTGCtcctccaatgataccacaattctcAAGGCTCGGTGTCAATGATGACCATGACAGCAGAAATAGTACTGAATCTTGTCACACAGATAGTGATTATGGTTGTTCTGAATCAAGCTCAGTTGCAAACACTACTCAGAATGTTGGAATGGCAAATGGTTCACGCATTTTTCGCCAAGGGGCAGTGGTAGACACAAGATTACCAACAGTCATTCCAACAGTTATTCCTCAGCATGAGAGTAACTCGTCAAGGGATAATCCTGCTGCACCCTTTCCTTTATTGACAGAACTAGGCATGTCTAACCACACAGAAATGCCTACTGCTGCAAAGAAGGAATATAAATTATTTGGCTGA
- the LOC123762272 gene encoding uncharacterized protein isoform X2, producing the protein MSRSQDTSHEVKYVYDLPYTERKLLCNILDSNYDWEKLGGKYMGLKWCELEEFRRAERCGESPTNRLLQVWGQQNHTVTELFWLLWKMDHFQAMRALKSCVPEKYHTLFTNAERRTTEIINKPQLVGGIVRRETQEPKRTLRLSSENAQSPAIQTSPGFTENSSTLGAASLPSRADFILEAAARSIQSHSEQQTSNPPISRLQPQSPREDSDGRTEGACALVAPAHNYKSHNFNRGESHSNSYVTSPKIPVTFLYPTATTHTTSNTRPPLAEIMQPRIENNNSREMDSFRKINNNEITCGVPSCEDNNIEELQTRPKAQYDPQKDYLEKLEEKRAKEAARESRGKEAIKHTNSSGGASLAVSDHPKTVPPLTNLQGTPVEYPGGERHRRISSASDTSSHSTSVPVIPYKELEEATALWSRDHLLGRGGFGCVFKGTWKNTEVAVKRIEPHGNASLDNTRLHISQSLEELKLLQSYRHDNILQVYGYSTDHELSPCLVYQFMPNGSVEDRLQCRKIEAFGEGSPLGATTPLTWWQRFRIAWGTARALQFLHTVKEKPLIHGDVKSANILLDQNYEPKLGDFGLAREGKSQSTSMKVSRVHGTKPYLPADYLRSKKLSVKVDTYSYGVVLFELCTGLRAYDEKRKEGGKFLKDLVDDTTDEELLRDRNAGIGHDGEVFTFLYKLGKDCVQQTAGKRPDMTTVFKELESYGLVLDERARARRISQGETSSISPSPRLLQMHYDTAGSLQSPSPSTQPSLPHFFNPSPSPSAASMLPPYSPPSSIPPRSPVPPGLSPNVHLPPYYPACQGVHADVPRLVANGPVAYRPRILPYGGAAAWKQGTGGNIVYGMDHLQPSGSPFHMPHINVGPVMTNGVESRDPPSYSEATCRPPHNGAVGVAGCAPPMIPQFSRLGVNDDHDSRNSTESCHTDSDYGCSESSSVANTTQNVGMANGSRIFRQGAVVDTRLPTVIPTVIPQHESNSSRDNPAAPFPLLTELGMSNHTEMPTAAKKEYKLFG; encoded by the exons ATGTCTCGCTCCCAGGACACGTCCCACGAAGTGAAATATGTCTACGACCTGCCATATACAGAGAGGAAGCTCTTGTGTAATATTCTCGATTCAAATTATGACTGGGAGAAGCTgg GTGGTAAGTATATGGGACTGAAATGGTGTGAGCTTGAAGAATTCCGGCGTGCAGAGCGTTGCGGAGAATCGCCAACTAATCGACTGCTCCAAGTATGGGGTCAACAAAACCACACAGTAACTGAACTCTTTTGGTTACTATGGAAAATGGATCATTTTCAGGCAATGAGAGCTCTGAAGTCTTGTG TACCAGAGAAGtaccatacactgttcactaaTGCAGAGCGAcggaccacagaaattattaacaaACCACAACTAGTTGGGGGTATAGTAAGGAGAGAGACTCAAGAACCAAAAAGAACTCTCAGACtttcttctgaaaatgcacaaagCCCTGCAATACAGACTTCACCAGGTTTCACCGAAAACAGCTCTACACTAGGTGCTGCATCCCTACCCTCTCGAGCTGACTTTATACTGGAAGCAGCAGCCAGATCCATTCAGAGTCATTCAGAGCAACAAACATCAAATCCTCCTATATCAAGACTACAGCCTCAATCTCCGAGG GAAGACAGTGATGGAAGAACTGAGGGTGCCTGTGCTCTCGTTGCTCCTGCACACAACTATAAGTCTCACAATTTCAACCGTGGTGAAAGTCATTCCAACTCCTACGTAACATCTCCAAAGATTCCTGTAACCTTCCTGTacccaacagctacaacacacacCACTTCAAATACAAGACCTCCATTGGCTGAAATTATGCAGCCTAGAATAGAAAATAACAATTCCAGGGAAATGGATTCATTTAGAAAGATCAACAACAATGAAAT AACATGTGGAGTACCATCTTGTGAGGATAATAATATAGAGGAGTTACAAACAAGACCCAAAGCTCAATATGATCCTCAGAAAGATTATTTGGAGAAG TTGGAGGAAAAGAGAGCAAAAGAGGCAGCACGAGAATCAAGAGGCAAAGAAGCAATTAAACACACTAATTCCTCTGGAGGAGCATCACTAGCTGTCTCAGACCATCCCAAGACGGTTCCGCCACTCACAAATCTTCAAGGGACTCCTGTGGAATACCCAGGGGGAGAGCGACATCGTCGAATCTCCA GTGCCTCAGACACTTCAAGCCATAGTACCAGTGTACCAGTAATCCCATATAAAGAACTAGAGGAAGCTACAGCACTTTGGAGTCGAGATCATCTCTTAGGCCGAGGAGGCTTTggttgtgtgtttaaaggtacttGGAAAAATACAGAAGTTGCCGTTAAGAGAATTGAACCT CATGGTAATGCTTCACTCGATAACACTCGGCTGCACATTAGTCAAAGTCTCGAGGAACTGAAGCTGCTACAGTCCTACCGCCATGACAACATTCTCCAG GTTTATGGTTACTCAACAGATCATGAATTGTCACCATGTCTAGTGTACCAGTTTATGCCTAATGGATCTGTTGAGGATAGACTTCAGTGCAGG AAAATTGAAGCTTTTGGTGAAGGTTCACCATTAGGTGCTACTACTCCACTCACCTGGTGGCAGCGCTTCAGGATAGCCTGGGGCACGGCAAGAGCTCTACAATTTTTGCATACTGTCAAGGAAAAACCACTCATCCATGGGGATGTAAAAAG tgCCAACATATTACTGGACCAAAACTATGAACCCAAATTAGGTGATTTTGGcttagcaagagaaggaaagagccaGTCAACTAGTATGAAG GTGTCAAGAGTACATGGTACCAAGCCTTACCTTCCAGCTGATTACCTAAGGTCCAAAAAGCTGTCGGTAAAAGTGGATACGTATAGTTATGGGGTTGTTCTCTTTGAACTGTGCACGGGACTTAGAGCATATGATGagaagaggaaggaaggaggaaaatTTTTG AAAGATCTCGTAGACGACACTACCGATGAGGAGTTACTCAGAGACAGAAATGCTGGAATCGGTCATGATGGTGAAGTGTTTACATTCCTTTATAAACTTGGAAAA GATTGTGTGCAGCAAACGGCAGGAAAGCGTCCAGACATGACCACGGTCTTCAAGGAACTGGAGAGTTATGGTCTGGTCCTGGATGAGAGGGCCCGAGCAAGAA GAATTTCCCAAGGTGAAACGAGCTCAATATCGCCATCGCCTCGTTTGCTCCAAATGCATTATGACACTGCTGGATCTCTTCAGTCACCTTCACCATCCACCCAGCCATCTCTTCCTCACTTCTTTAATCCTTCTCCATCTCCATCAGCTGCTTCTATGCTTCCACCTTATTCTCCGCCATCTTCAATTCCACCACGTTCACCTGTTCCACCAGGGTTATCTCCAAATGTACATTTACCCCCATATTATCCTGCATGCCAAGGAGTGCATGCAGATGTTCCAAGATTGGTTGCTAATGGGCCAGTTGCATATCGTCCACGAATATTACCATATGGCGGAGCAGCTGCGTGGAAGCAGGGAACTGGGGGTAACATAGTTTATGGAATGGATCATCTTCAACCTAGTGGTTCACCGTTTCATATGCCTCATATAAATGTCGGTCCAGTCATGACTAATGGTGTTGAGAGCAGAGACCCACCCAGCTACAGCGAAGCCACATGCCGGCCTCCTCATAATGGTGCTGTAGGAGTAGCTGGATGTGCtcctccaatgataccacaattctcAAGGCTCGGTGTCAATGATGACCATGACAGCAGAAATAGTACTGAATCTTGTCACACAGATAGTGATTATGGTTGTTCTGAATCAAGCTCAGTTGCAAACACTACTCAGAATGTTGGAATGGCAAATGGTTCACGCATTTTTCGCCAAGGGGCAGTGGTAGACACAAGATTACCAACAGTCATTCCAACAGTTATTCCTCAGCATGAGAGTAACTCGTCAAGGGATAATCCTGCTGCACCCTTTCCTTTATTGACAGAACTAGGCATGTCTAACCACACAGAAATGCCTACTGCTGCAAAGAAGGAATATAAATTATTTGGCTGA
- the LOC123762272 gene encoding uncharacterized protein isoform X1, protein MSRSQDTSHEVKYVYDLPYTERKLLCNILDSNYDWEKLGGKYMGLKWCELEEFRRAERCGESPTNRLLQVWGQQNHTVTELFWLLWKMDHFQAMRALKSCVPEKYHTLFTNAERRTTEIINKPQLVGGIVRRETQEPKRTLRLSSENAQSPAIQTSPGFTENSSTLGAASLPSRADFILEAAARSIQSHSEQQTSNPPISRLQPQSPREDSDGRTEGACALVAPAHNYKSHNFNRGESHSNSYVTSPKIPVTFLYPTATTHTTSNTRPPLAEIMQPRIENNNSREMDSFRKINNNEMYGTCGVPSCEDNNIEELQTRPKAQYDPQKDYLEKLEEKRAKEAARESRGKEAIKHTNSSGGASLAVSDHPKTVPPLTNLQGTPVEYPGGERHRRISSASDTSSHSTSVPVIPYKELEEATALWSRDHLLGRGGFGCVFKGTWKNTEVAVKRIEPHGNASLDNTRLHISQSLEELKLLQSYRHDNILQVYGYSTDHELSPCLVYQFMPNGSVEDRLQCRKIEAFGEGSPLGATTPLTWWQRFRIAWGTARALQFLHTVKEKPLIHGDVKSANILLDQNYEPKLGDFGLAREGKSQSTSMKVSRVHGTKPYLPADYLRSKKLSVKVDTYSYGVVLFELCTGLRAYDEKRKEGGKFLKDLVDDTTDEELLRDRNAGIGHDGEVFTFLYKLGKDCVQQTAGKRPDMTTVFKELESYGLVLDERARARRISQGETSSISPSPRLLQMHYDTAGSLQSPSPSTQPSLPHFFNPSPSPSAASMLPPYSPPSSIPPRSPVPPGLSPNVHLPPYYPACQGVHADVPRLVANGPVAYRPRILPYGGAAAWKQGTGGNIVYGMDHLQPSGSPFHMPHINVGPVMTNGVESRDPPSYSEATCRPPHNGAVGVAGCAPPMIPQFSRLGVNDDHDSRNSTESCHTDSDYGCSESSSVANTTQNVGMANGSRIFRQGAVVDTRLPTVIPTVIPQHESNSSRDNPAAPFPLLTELGMSNHTEMPTAAKKEYKLFG, encoded by the exons ATGTCTCGCTCCCAGGACACGTCCCACGAAGTGAAATATGTCTACGACCTGCCATATACAGAGAGGAAGCTCTTGTGTAATATTCTCGATTCAAATTATGACTGGGAGAAGCTgg GTGGTAAGTATATGGGACTGAAATGGTGTGAGCTTGAAGAATTCCGGCGTGCAGAGCGTTGCGGAGAATCGCCAACTAATCGACTGCTCCAAGTATGGGGTCAACAAAACCACACAGTAACTGAACTCTTTTGGTTACTATGGAAAATGGATCATTTTCAGGCAATGAGAGCTCTGAAGTCTTGTG TACCAGAGAAGtaccatacactgttcactaaTGCAGAGCGAcggaccacagaaattattaacaaACCACAACTAGTTGGGGGTATAGTAAGGAGAGAGACTCAAGAACCAAAAAGAACTCTCAGACtttcttctgaaaatgcacaaagCCCTGCAATACAGACTTCACCAGGTTTCACCGAAAACAGCTCTACACTAGGTGCTGCATCCCTACCCTCTCGAGCTGACTTTATACTGGAAGCAGCAGCCAGATCCATTCAGAGTCATTCAGAGCAACAAACATCAAATCCTCCTATATCAAGACTACAGCCTCAATCTCCGAGG GAAGACAGTGATGGAAGAACTGAGGGTGCCTGTGCTCTCGTTGCTCCTGCACACAACTATAAGTCTCACAATTTCAACCGTGGTGAAAGTCATTCCAACTCCTACGTAACATCTCCAAAGATTCCTGTAACCTTCCTGTacccaacagctacaacacacacCACTTCAAATACAAGACCTCCATTGGCTGAAATTATGCAGCCTAGAATAGAAAATAACAATTCCAGGGAAATGGATTCATTTAGAAAGATCAACAACAATGAAATGTATGG AACATGTGGAGTACCATCTTGTGAGGATAATAATATAGAGGAGTTACAAACAAGACCCAAAGCTCAATATGATCCTCAGAAAGATTATTTGGAGAAG TTGGAGGAAAAGAGAGCAAAAGAGGCAGCACGAGAATCAAGAGGCAAAGAAGCAATTAAACACACTAATTCCTCTGGAGGAGCATCACTAGCTGTCTCAGACCATCCCAAGACGGTTCCGCCACTCACAAATCTTCAAGGGACTCCTGTGGAATACCCAGGGGGAGAGCGACATCGTCGAATCTCCA GTGCCTCAGACACTTCAAGCCATAGTACCAGTGTACCAGTAATCCCATATAAAGAACTAGAGGAAGCTACAGCACTTTGGAGTCGAGATCATCTCTTAGGCCGAGGAGGCTTTggttgtgtgtttaaaggtacttGGAAAAATACAGAAGTTGCCGTTAAGAGAATTGAACCT CATGGTAATGCTTCACTCGATAACACTCGGCTGCACATTAGTCAAAGTCTCGAGGAACTGAAGCTGCTACAGTCCTACCGCCATGACAACATTCTCCAG GTTTATGGTTACTCAACAGATCATGAATTGTCACCATGTCTAGTGTACCAGTTTATGCCTAATGGATCTGTTGAGGATAGACTTCAGTGCAGG AAAATTGAAGCTTTTGGTGAAGGTTCACCATTAGGTGCTACTACTCCACTCACCTGGTGGCAGCGCTTCAGGATAGCCTGGGGCACGGCAAGAGCTCTACAATTTTTGCATACTGTCAAGGAAAAACCACTCATCCATGGGGATGTAAAAAG tgCCAACATATTACTGGACCAAAACTATGAACCCAAATTAGGTGATTTTGGcttagcaagagaaggaaagagccaGTCAACTAGTATGAAG GTGTCAAGAGTACATGGTACCAAGCCTTACCTTCCAGCTGATTACCTAAGGTCCAAAAAGCTGTCGGTAAAAGTGGATACGTATAGTTATGGGGTTGTTCTCTTTGAACTGTGCACGGGACTTAGAGCATATGATGagaagaggaaggaaggaggaaaatTTTTG AAAGATCTCGTAGACGACACTACCGATGAGGAGTTACTCAGAGACAGAAATGCTGGAATCGGTCATGATGGTGAAGTGTTTACATTCCTTTATAAACTTGGAAAA GATTGTGTGCAGCAAACGGCAGGAAAGCGTCCAGACATGACCACGGTCTTCAAGGAACTGGAGAGTTATGGTCTGGTCCTGGATGAGAGGGCCCGAGCAAGAA GAATTTCCCAAGGTGAAACGAGCTCAATATCGCCATCGCCTCGTTTGCTCCAAATGCATTATGACACTGCTGGATCTCTTCAGTCACCTTCACCATCCACCCAGCCATCTCTTCCTCACTTCTTTAATCCTTCTCCATCTCCATCAGCTGCTTCTATGCTTCCACCTTATTCTCCGCCATCTTCAATTCCACCACGTTCACCTGTTCCACCAGGGTTATCTCCAAATGTACATTTACCCCCATATTATCCTGCATGCCAAGGAGTGCATGCAGATGTTCCAAGATTGGTTGCTAATGGGCCAGTTGCATATCGTCCACGAATATTACCATATGGCGGAGCAGCTGCGTGGAAGCAGGGAACTGGGGGTAACATAGTTTATGGAATGGATCATCTTCAACCTAGTGGTTCACCGTTTCATATGCCTCATATAAATGTCGGTCCAGTCATGACTAATGGTGTTGAGAGCAGAGACCCACCCAGCTACAGCGAAGCCACATGCCGGCCTCCTCATAATGGTGCTGTAGGAGTAGCTGGATGTGCtcctccaatgataccacaattctcAAGGCTCGGTGTCAATGATGACCATGACAGCAGAAATAGTACTGAATCTTGTCACACAGATAGTGATTATGGTTGTTCTGAATCAAGCTCAGTTGCAAACACTACTCAGAATGTTGGAATGGCAAATGGTTCACGCATTTTTCGCCAAGGGGCAGTGGTAGACACAAGATTACCAACAGTCATTCCAACAGTTATTCCTCAGCATGAGAGTAACTCGTCAAGGGATAATCCTGCTGCACCCTTTCCTTTATTGACAGAACTAGGCATGTCTAACCACACAGAAATGCCTACTGCTGCAAAGAAGGAATATAAATTATTTGGCTGA